One window from the genome of Rhodohalobacter barkolensis encodes:
- a CDS encoding succinylglutamate desuccinylase/aspartoacylase domain-containing protein: MIQDTETLKSNAIGSKRIQHVGSDSSEGPIVVLFVGLHGNETAGVKAVDRVIGSLLKESHIVNGSLYAITGNMEALSQGVRYVDTDLNRLWEKFNTEQDFSLSNQQNESTPVEHLESLSIKSAIEDILSKHNQHHQEIIFADLHTTSSESCAFILLNDTLANRSVARKFPVPQILGIEESIHGTLLSYINNLGYRAIGFEAGAHTSRNSVIRSEAFIMLLLHYNDMIKLEETELSEYETKIRAYSDVPDTYFDIRYHHIIDDSETFSMMPGFKNFDPVDIGTPLAYHDNKLVKAPETGRIFMPLYQKRGNDGFLIIKKVSPFWLTLSAWLRQSFIHSILKFLPGVRKVDHQTFEINRDVAMFLVKKIFHLLGYRVTEKDSSTFVCYRR, from the coding sequence ATGATTCAGGATACAGAGACGCTAAAATCGAATGCTATTGGTTCGAAAAGAATTCAGCACGTGGGATCAGATTCATCCGAAGGTCCCATTGTTGTGTTGTTTGTAGGTCTCCACGGAAATGAAACCGCAGGCGTAAAAGCTGTAGATAGAGTAATCGGCAGTTTATTGAAAGAGAGTCATATCGTGAATGGTTCGCTGTATGCCATTACGGGAAATATGGAAGCTCTCTCCCAAGGTGTGAGATATGTTGACACAGATCTGAACAGATTATGGGAAAAATTCAATACCGAACAAGATTTCTCGCTTTCGAATCAACAGAATGAATCAACACCGGTTGAGCATCTGGAGAGCCTGAGCATAAAATCTGCGATTGAAGATATTCTTTCAAAACACAATCAGCATCATCAAGAAATTATTTTTGCCGATCTGCACACCACCTCTTCCGAAAGTTGCGCCTTTATATTATTGAACGATACCCTGGCCAACAGGTCAGTAGCCAGGAAATTTCCTGTACCTCAAATACTCGGGATTGAGGAGAGCATCCATGGTACGCTTTTAAGCTATATCAACAATCTGGGTTATCGCGCAATTGGATTTGAGGCCGGTGCACATACATCCAGGAATTCCGTAATTCGTAGTGAAGCGTTCATTATGCTTCTCTTGCACTACAATGATATGATAAAGCTCGAAGAGACTGAACTGAGTGAATATGAAACAAAAATCAGGGCATATTCAGATGTGCCAGACACCTATTTTGATATTCGATATCATCACATTATTGATGATTCTGAAACGTTCAGTATGATGCCGGGATTCAAAAATTTTGATCCTGTTGATATAGGTACGCCACTTGCTTATCACGATAATAAATTGGTCAAAGCCCCCGAAACGGGCAGAATTTTTATGCCGCTCTATCAGAAGAGAGGTAACGACGGGTTTTTAATTATCAAAAAAGTATCGCCTTTTTGGTTAACACTATCTGCCTGGCTCCGACAAAGTTTTATACACAGTATCTTAAAGTTTCTTCCCGGTGTCAGAAAAGTAGATCATCAGACGTTCGAGATCAATCGGGATGTGGCGATGTTTCTTGTTAAAAAAATCTTCCACCTATTGGGATATCGGGTTACGGAGAAGGACAGCAGTACTTTTGTGTGCTATCGTCGCTGA